The Pseudomonas fluorescens nucleotide sequence CGCGGGTGGTGAATGCTGCGCTCAAGGGCGTCTTCATAGGCTTCGAGGCAAAGGCCATCGAGGGGCAGGCCCAGGCGATTCGTCAGGCCGGTTTGATGCAGATGTACAGCGCCATTGCCCAGGGTGCAGTGGTGACCACCATGTCGGGGGTAGGCACGGCCAAGAGCATCCAGGGTATCAATGGGCGACATCAGGACATCAGCACCAACAAACGCCAGGCCCTGGATGCCAACACAGTTGCCAGCGACCTGCGCCTGCAGCGTAACCGCCAGGATTTCGAGCCCGGTAAACGCAATGATCTGCAGGTGCTGGATGCAGCGGGCAAGCCCAAAACGCATGAGTTTGTCGCCAAGGGCAAACACGCGAGCCCCGAAGAGCTGGCCTGGTTCGATGGTGAGATCGTCAAGGCTGAGAAGCAGGCCCGTCTGGCCGACTGGAACAGCGCAATGAGCGAAAAGAACACGTCGATTCTGCAGCAGCGAGGTCAGCAACTGTCGACTATGGCGAGCGTGGTTGGCCAGGCCGTGGGCGGTATCCTGCGTACCGTCGAGTCGTCTGCCAGGGCTGAAGAAACCAGGCAGCAAGGTCAGGCGCGGTTGGGCAAGGGGCTCTCCGATGAGGTGAGCCAGAAAGATGGCGCCGATGCCAGCCTGCTGAACAAGATCATGGAGATCTTCATGCAGATCATGCAGTCGCGGGCAGCCGCACTTACCGTTCGCTGAGGTAGTACATATGGAATTTGCCATTACAAATGGTGTTGCGCGGTTGACGCGGGCAGAAGAGAGCGAGGTGCCCAGCGACAATCCTCGGTTGGATACACCTGCGACAGGGGCGCAATCAGGCAGCGCTCGCGCCAGCCGTGAACAGCTGCTGGATGACTCCCTCAGTCGCCTGCAGCGTCACCTGAAACCTGCGCAATCGGCAGAAGCGCGTCGGGTTCGCATGGCTTTTGCACAGAATGAGTTGCGGGTGTTCCAACAGCGCGTCGAATGTGACTGCACCGGTTTATCCCCTGAGAAACGCGAGCGGATACGCACTCACGAGGCAGCCATGGCGGACAAGCAGGTGCGTGAACTTCCTGGCGAACTGAATTTAGACATGCAGGCGGTGGCACCGTTCTTCGACAAGCTGCTTGATTTGATCGGCGTGATCAAGGACCAGTACCTGAGTGTCTACGAGCATGTTCTCGATGTGTACACCAAGTTTTATGCCGCCTTTACTGACCAGATTACCAGCAAGATGAGCGAGTACTTTGAAGCCGACAAAGATGGCAAAAAAATAAAATTCAATCGGGATGCCTTTGAACAGCGCCTGGGCTCGCTGCTCAACAGTTTCTCGGGCAGCCCCAGCCAGCTTGTGCCCATTCCCGGCGCTGCGCCGATGGGCAAGGAGGAAGCACGCAAATGGCAGCTTGCCTTGGGCTTGCCTGACAAAAGTCTACAACAGCTTGGCAATGGCAGCTGGGTGGTGAACCTGGACAACAGCCCGGTGCTGACTATTCGCAACAGCCTACCCAGTGCCTCGAAACCACCCAAGCCTGGCAAACCGCATGAAATCGATACCGCCAAGTTCAATGCCTGGCAATCGGGTTTCAATGCCCAGGAGGAACGCCTCAAGAACATGTTGCAATCGATCACCTCGAAGTATGCCAATGCCAACTCCTACCACGATAATTTCAACAAGACCCTGTCGGCACACCTGAGCCAGTACGCCGACATGCTCAAGCACATGAGTACCTGGTGAGTTCGCCACTGGAGCAGCAGGTCATCGCCGTACTGGTGACCTGCCTGGGTGGCGATGCAGGGCAGGTGACACGCCAGGCCGACCTGGTGCATGACCTGGGCTGTGATTCGCTGAACATTGTCGAGATGGTAGAGGCGCTCAATGAACACTTTGACCGCCGGCTGGACCC carries:
- a CDS encoding IpaD/SipD/SspD family type III secretion system needle tip protein codes for the protein MEFAITNGVARLTRAEESEVPSDNPRLDTPATGAQSGSARASREQLLDDSLSRLQRHLKPAQSAEARRVRMAFAQNELRVFQQRVECDCTGLSPEKRERIRTHEAAMADKQVRELPGELNLDMQAVAPFFDKLLDLIGVIKDQYLSVYEHVLDVYTKFYAAFTDQITSKMSEYFEADKDGKKIKFNRDAFEQRLGSLLNSFSGSPSQLVPIPGAAPMGKEEARKWQLALGLPDKSLQQLGNGSWVVNLDNSPVLTIRNSLPSASKPPKPGKPHEIDTAKFNAWQSGFNAQEERLKNMLQSITSKYANANSYHDNFNKTLSAHLSQYADMLKHMSTW
- a CDS encoding acyl carrier protein, producing MSSPLEQQVIAVLVTCLGGDAGQVTRQADLVHDLGCDSLNIVEMVEALNEHFDRRLDPEAVRHWRRVGDVIETVRQAL